From a region of the Helianthus annuus cultivar XRQ/B chromosome 5, HanXRQr2.0-SUNRISE, whole genome shotgun sequence genome:
- the LOC110940372 gene encoding ABC transporter B family member 11 isoform X1: protein MNEASEDMKPEKEISSAIPVPGTTDKKNEAVSSNTVPYYKLFSFADSTDRVLMVVGAITAIGSGIAMPLQTLIFGELIDTFGGNQDNDVIVHRISKVSLKYVYLALGTGAAAFFHVVCWMVSGERQAARIRSLYLKTILRQEVGYFDKESKSGDIVERMSGDTVIIQDAMGEKVGKFIQLTSTFFGGFAIAFSQGWLLSLVLLSAIPPLVISAAFMTFLMAKVMSRGQAAYSAGAAVVEQTISSIRTVASFTGEKQAIANYDKSLAKAYKAGVQEGLVSGLGGGIFMFCVFSCYSLTIWFGGKLIIEKGYTGGQVINVMLAVMLSSFSLGQASPCLSAFASGRVAAFKLFKVIDRKSEIDPYDTRGQKPDDIRGDIELREITFSYPARPNEKIFNGFNLVIPSGTTMALVGESGSGKSTVISLIERFYDPQTGEVFVDDINIQDYQLKWLRGKIGLVSQEPVLFNSTIRDNIAYGKDGATLDEIKSAVELANAAKFIEKFPQGLDTMVGDHGSHMSGGQKQRIAIARAILKNPRILLLDEATSALDAESERVVQEALDRIMLNRTTIIVAHRLTTIKNSDAIAVIHHGKIVEKGSHYELLHDPEGAYCQLIRLQELNENSERQQGGNQDMEITEGVSILSQDSSPSFIINRSSHHINGDELKQEDSCTASNVSLVRLASLNKPEIPEILLGSVAAVVNGAILPIYGYLLSTVIKTFFEPAHELRKDSKFWALMVFVLGLASLLATPFRTYFFGVAGCKLIRRIRLKCFEKVVQMEISWFDKTQNSSGIIGAKLSTDAASVRGLVGDNLSLLVQNSATALAGLIIAFMGNWQLAFIVLILIPLIGLNGYLHLRFVNGFSADTKRVYVEASEVASDAVGSIRTVASFCAEDKVMNIYEKKCEGPRKAGIKQGLVSGVAFGSSMFLLFVVYATSFYVGARFVAAGKTSFPKVFQVFLGLSLAAISVSQSGSFIPDSGKAKSAVASVFGILDQKSKIDYTNESGTILENIRGDIKFSHVNFRYPSRPDIQIFRDLCLDIPSGQTVALVGESGSGKSTVVSLLQRFYDVDSGQIMVDGVDIRKLKVKWLRQQMGVVSQEPVLFNDTIRANITYGKEGNATEAQVLEASELANAHKFISALHQGYDTSVGEKGIQLSGGQKQRVAIARAIVKAPKILLLDEATSALDAESEKVVQDALDRVMVHRTTLVVAHRLSTIQGADVIAVVKNGVIVEKGKHETLVHIKDGIYASLVALHASTNNNNLQT, encoded by the exons ATGAATGAAGCGAGTGAAGATATGAAACCAGAAAAAGAGATCTCATCAGCAATACCAGTCCCAGGGACAACAGATAAGAAAAATGAAGCAGTTAGTAGCAATACAGTCCCATATTACAAGCTTTTCTCCTTTGCTGACTCCACTGACCGTGTGCTTATGGTCGTTGGAGCAATTACCGCCATTGGAAGTGGAATCGCCATGCCTCTCCAAACATTGATATTCGGGGAGCTCATCGACACATTTGGAGGAAATCAAGATAACGACGTCATTGTTCATCGAATCTCCAAG gtgTCCCTTAAATATGTCTACTTGGCTCTGGGGACTGGTGCAGCAGCGTTCTTCC ATGTGGTTTGCTGGATGGTGAGTGGGGAGAGGCAGGCTGCACGAATCAGAAGTTTATACTTAAAAACAATATTGAGGCAAGAGGTGGGATATTTTGATAAGGAGAGCAAGAGTGGAGACATCGTGGAACGTATGTCTGGTGATACCGTCATTATTCAGGACGCTATGGGAGAGAAG GTTGGAAAGTTCATACAACTGACTTCGACATTTTTCGGAGGATTCGCTATTGCTTTTTCACAAGGGTGGCTTCTTTCACTTGTGCTATTATCTGCAATTCCTCCACTTGTGATATCAGCCGCCTTCATGACTTTCTTAATGGCAAAGGTAATGTCCAGGGGACAGGCGGCTTATTCTGCTGGAGCAGCTGTAGTTGAACAGACAATTAGCTCGATTAGAACC GTTGCATCATTCACGGGAGAGAAACAAGCTATTGCGAATTATGACAAGTCTCTTGCAAAAGCGTACAAGGCGGGGGTCCAAGAGGGTCTCGTATCTGGACTTGGTGGTGGCATATTTATGTTTTGCGTATTCAGTTGCTACTCATTGACCATATGGTTTGGTGGAAAATTGATTATAGAAAAAGGATACACTGGAGGACAGGTCATAAACGTAATGTTAGCTGTCATGCTAAGCTCCTT TTCCTTAGGGCAGGCTTCACCATGCTTGAGTGCATTTGCCTCCGGACGAGTTGCGGCTTTTAAACTATTCAAGGTAATAGATAGGAAGTCAGAAATAGATCCTTATGACACGAGAGGTCAGAAACCCGACGACATTCGTGGGGATATTGAACTAAGGGAGATTACTTTTAGCTATCCAGCTAGACCAAACGAGAAGATATTTAACGGGTTTAATCTTGTGATACCGAGCGGAACAACCATGGCTTTAGTAGGTGAGAGTGGGAGTGGGAAATCAACCGTGATTAGCCTCATAGAGAGGTTTTACGACCCCCAAACAGGTGAAGTTTTTGTCGACGATATCAATATCCAAGATTACCAACTGAAGTGGCTTAGAGGCAAGATAGGTCTTGTCAGCCAAGAACCTGTTTTGTTCAATTCCACTATTAGAGATAATATCGCTTACGGGAAGGATGGTGCAACACTTGACGAGATCAAATCCGCTGTAGAGCTCGCCAATGCTGCCAAATTCATTGAAAAATTCCCTCAG GGCCTAGATACGATGGTTGGCGATCATGGAAGTCATATGTCCGGAGGACAGAAGCAGAGAATTGCAATAGCAAGGGCGATCTTGAAAAACCCGAGGATATTACTACTTGATGAAGCTACAAGTGCTCTTGATGCAGAATCAGAGCGGGTTGTTCAAGAGGCACTTGATAGAATCATGCTTAACCGAACTACTATAATTGTAGCCCATCGCTTGACAACCATAAAGAATTCTGATGCAATCGCCGTTATTCACCATGGCAAGATTGTAGAGAAAG GTTCACATTATGAGTTATTACATGATCCCGAAGGTGCATATTGCCAGCTTATACGATTACAAGAGCTCAACGAAAACTCAGAAAGACAACAAGGTGGTAATCAGGATATGGAGATTACTGAGGGCGTTTCTATCCTAAGTCAAGATTCATCACCGTCTTTTATTATTAATCGAAGTAGTCACCATATCAATGGTGATGAACTTAAACAAGAAGATTCTTGCACGGCTTCAAATGTCTCACTTGTTCGGTTGGCTTCTCTGAACAAGCCAGAAATCCCAGAGATACTACTAGGCTCTGTAGCGGCTGTGGTTAATGGAGCCATCTTACCAATATATGGTTATCTTCTTTCAACTGTTATAAAGACCTTCTTTGAACCAGCTCATGAGCTTCGTAAAGATTCGAAGTTCTGGGCATTGATGGTTTTTGTACTTGGTTTGGCAAGTTTACTAGCCACACCGTTTAGGACCTACTTTTTTGGTGTAGCCGGATGTAAGCTAATAAGAAGAATCCGATTAAAATGCTTTGAGAAAGTGGTTCAGATGGAGATAAGTTGGTTTGACAAGACGCAAAATTCAAGCGGTATAATTGGGGCGAAGCTGTCTACTGATGCGGCATCTGTGAGAGGCTTGGTAGGTGATAATCTTTCACTACTTGTTCAAAACTCAGCTACCGCACTTGCTGGTTTAATCATCGCATTCATGGGGAACTGGCAGTTGGCTTTTATAGTTTTAATATTGATACCGCTTATAGGACTTAACGGATATCTTCATTTGAGATTCGTTAATGGATTCAGTGCGGATACAAAG AGAGTATACGTGGAAGCGAGTGAAGTTGCAAGTGATGCAGTAGGAAGCATTAGAACAGTTGCTTCCTTTTGTGCAGAAGATAAGGTGATGAATATATATGAAAAGAAATGTGAAGGGCCTCGAAAAGCAGGAATCAAACAAGGTTTGGTTAGCGGTGTTGCTTTTGGCTCCTCGATGTTTCTGTTGTTTGTGGTATACGCAACAAGCTTTTATGTTGGAGCTCGTTTTGTTGCTGCAGGCAAAACTTCATTCCCTAAAGTTTTCCAG GTGTTTTTAGGATTGAGTTTGGCAGCGATAAGTGTCTCGCAATCAGGATCCTTTATTCCTGACTCTGGGAAAGCCAAGAGTGCGGTTGCCTCAGTTTTCGGTATTCTAGACCAGAAATCCAAAATAGACTATACCAACGAGTCTGGAACCATTTTAGAAAACATAAGGGGGGATATCAAGTTTAGTCATGTAAACTTTAGGTATCCGTCTAGACCGGACATTCAGATCTTCAGGGACCTTTGTTTGGACATTCCTTCTGGCCAG ACGGTAGCTCTTGTTGGAGAAAGTGGAAGTGGAAAGTCGACTGTAGTTTCGTTGCTGCAAAGGTTTTATGATGTTGATTCCGGGCAGATAATGGTTGATGGAGTTGATATCAGAAAACTAAAAGTGAAGTGGTTAAGGCAGCAGATGGGTGTAGTGAGCCAGGAGCCAGTCTTGTTTAACGACACAATCCGAGCCAATATTACATATGGGAAGGAAGGCAATGCCACGGAAGCACAAGTCTTAGAAGCATCCGAACTAGCAAATGCACATAAATTCATCAGTGCCTTACACCAG GGTTATGATACTAGTGTAGGGGAAAAAGGGATCCAACTGTCTGGAGGACAAAAGCAAAGAGTGGCAATAGCAAGAGCGATTGTGAAGGCTCCAAAGATATTGCTACTGGATGAGGCCACGAGCGCCCTGGACGCCGAATCTGAGAAAGTGGTGCAAGATGCACTCGACCGAGTTATGGTACACAGAACAACACTAGTGGTGGCTCACAGACTATCTACAATCCAGGGAGCGGACGTTATTGCAGTCGTGAAAAATGGAGTGATTGTAGAGAAAGGGAAACATGAGACACTAGTTCACATCAAAGATGGCATATATGCCTCTTTAGTTGCTTTACATGCTAgcactaataataataatcttcAAACTTGA
- the LOC110940372 gene encoding ABC transporter B family member 11 isoform X2 has protein sequence MKPEKEISSAIPVPGTTDKKNEAVSSNTVPYYKLFSFADSTDRVLMVVGAITAIGSGIAMPLQTLIFGELIDTFGGNQDNDVIVHRISKVSLKYVYLALGTGAAAFFHVVCWMVSGERQAARIRSLYLKTILRQEVGYFDKESKSGDIVERMSGDTVIIQDAMGEKVGKFIQLTSTFFGGFAIAFSQGWLLSLVLLSAIPPLVISAAFMTFLMAKVMSRGQAAYSAGAAVVEQTISSIRTVASFTGEKQAIANYDKSLAKAYKAGVQEGLVSGLGGGIFMFCVFSCYSLTIWFGGKLIIEKGYTGGQVINVMLAVMLSSFSLGQASPCLSAFASGRVAAFKLFKVIDRKSEIDPYDTRGQKPDDIRGDIELREITFSYPARPNEKIFNGFNLVIPSGTTMALVGESGSGKSTVISLIERFYDPQTGEVFVDDINIQDYQLKWLRGKIGLVSQEPVLFNSTIRDNIAYGKDGATLDEIKSAVELANAAKFIEKFPQGLDTMVGDHGSHMSGGQKQRIAIARAILKNPRILLLDEATSALDAESERVVQEALDRIMLNRTTIIVAHRLTTIKNSDAIAVIHHGKIVEKGSHYELLHDPEGAYCQLIRLQELNENSERQQGGNQDMEITEGVSILSQDSSPSFIINRSSHHINGDELKQEDSCTASNVSLVRLASLNKPEIPEILLGSVAAVVNGAILPIYGYLLSTVIKTFFEPAHELRKDSKFWALMVFVLGLASLLATPFRTYFFGVAGCKLIRRIRLKCFEKVVQMEISWFDKTQNSSGIIGAKLSTDAASVRGLVGDNLSLLVQNSATALAGLIIAFMGNWQLAFIVLILIPLIGLNGYLHLRFVNGFSADTKRVYVEASEVASDAVGSIRTVASFCAEDKVMNIYEKKCEGPRKAGIKQGLVSGVAFGSSMFLLFVVYATSFYVGARFVAAGKTSFPKVFQVFLGLSLAAISVSQSGSFIPDSGKAKSAVASVFGILDQKSKIDYTNESGTILENIRGDIKFSHVNFRYPSRPDIQIFRDLCLDIPSGQTVALVGESGSGKSTVVSLLQRFYDVDSGQIMVDGVDIRKLKVKWLRQQMGVVSQEPVLFNDTIRANITYGKEGNATEAQVLEASELANAHKFISALHQGYDTSVGEKGIQLSGGQKQRVAIARAIVKAPKILLLDEATSALDAESEKVVQDALDRVMVHRTTLVVAHRLSTIQGADVIAVVKNGVIVEKGKHETLVHIKDGIYASLVALHASTNNNNLQT, from the exons ATGAAACCAGAAAAAGAGATCTCATCAGCAATACCAGTCCCAGGGACAACAGATAAGAAAAATGAAGCAGTTAGTAGCAATACAGTCCCATATTACAAGCTTTTCTCCTTTGCTGACTCCACTGACCGTGTGCTTATGGTCGTTGGAGCAATTACCGCCATTGGAAGTGGAATCGCCATGCCTCTCCAAACATTGATATTCGGGGAGCTCATCGACACATTTGGAGGAAATCAAGATAACGACGTCATTGTTCATCGAATCTCCAAG gtgTCCCTTAAATATGTCTACTTGGCTCTGGGGACTGGTGCAGCAGCGTTCTTCC ATGTGGTTTGCTGGATGGTGAGTGGGGAGAGGCAGGCTGCACGAATCAGAAGTTTATACTTAAAAACAATATTGAGGCAAGAGGTGGGATATTTTGATAAGGAGAGCAAGAGTGGAGACATCGTGGAACGTATGTCTGGTGATACCGTCATTATTCAGGACGCTATGGGAGAGAAG GTTGGAAAGTTCATACAACTGACTTCGACATTTTTCGGAGGATTCGCTATTGCTTTTTCACAAGGGTGGCTTCTTTCACTTGTGCTATTATCTGCAATTCCTCCACTTGTGATATCAGCCGCCTTCATGACTTTCTTAATGGCAAAGGTAATGTCCAGGGGACAGGCGGCTTATTCTGCTGGAGCAGCTGTAGTTGAACAGACAATTAGCTCGATTAGAACC GTTGCATCATTCACGGGAGAGAAACAAGCTATTGCGAATTATGACAAGTCTCTTGCAAAAGCGTACAAGGCGGGGGTCCAAGAGGGTCTCGTATCTGGACTTGGTGGTGGCATATTTATGTTTTGCGTATTCAGTTGCTACTCATTGACCATATGGTTTGGTGGAAAATTGATTATAGAAAAAGGATACACTGGAGGACAGGTCATAAACGTAATGTTAGCTGTCATGCTAAGCTCCTT TTCCTTAGGGCAGGCTTCACCATGCTTGAGTGCATTTGCCTCCGGACGAGTTGCGGCTTTTAAACTATTCAAGGTAATAGATAGGAAGTCAGAAATAGATCCTTATGACACGAGAGGTCAGAAACCCGACGACATTCGTGGGGATATTGAACTAAGGGAGATTACTTTTAGCTATCCAGCTAGACCAAACGAGAAGATATTTAACGGGTTTAATCTTGTGATACCGAGCGGAACAACCATGGCTTTAGTAGGTGAGAGTGGGAGTGGGAAATCAACCGTGATTAGCCTCATAGAGAGGTTTTACGACCCCCAAACAGGTGAAGTTTTTGTCGACGATATCAATATCCAAGATTACCAACTGAAGTGGCTTAGAGGCAAGATAGGTCTTGTCAGCCAAGAACCTGTTTTGTTCAATTCCACTATTAGAGATAATATCGCTTACGGGAAGGATGGTGCAACACTTGACGAGATCAAATCCGCTGTAGAGCTCGCCAATGCTGCCAAATTCATTGAAAAATTCCCTCAG GGCCTAGATACGATGGTTGGCGATCATGGAAGTCATATGTCCGGAGGACAGAAGCAGAGAATTGCAATAGCAAGGGCGATCTTGAAAAACCCGAGGATATTACTACTTGATGAAGCTACAAGTGCTCTTGATGCAGAATCAGAGCGGGTTGTTCAAGAGGCACTTGATAGAATCATGCTTAACCGAACTACTATAATTGTAGCCCATCGCTTGACAACCATAAAGAATTCTGATGCAATCGCCGTTATTCACCATGGCAAGATTGTAGAGAAAG GTTCACATTATGAGTTATTACATGATCCCGAAGGTGCATATTGCCAGCTTATACGATTACAAGAGCTCAACGAAAACTCAGAAAGACAACAAGGTGGTAATCAGGATATGGAGATTACTGAGGGCGTTTCTATCCTAAGTCAAGATTCATCACCGTCTTTTATTATTAATCGAAGTAGTCACCATATCAATGGTGATGAACTTAAACAAGAAGATTCTTGCACGGCTTCAAATGTCTCACTTGTTCGGTTGGCTTCTCTGAACAAGCCAGAAATCCCAGAGATACTACTAGGCTCTGTAGCGGCTGTGGTTAATGGAGCCATCTTACCAATATATGGTTATCTTCTTTCAACTGTTATAAAGACCTTCTTTGAACCAGCTCATGAGCTTCGTAAAGATTCGAAGTTCTGGGCATTGATGGTTTTTGTACTTGGTTTGGCAAGTTTACTAGCCACACCGTTTAGGACCTACTTTTTTGGTGTAGCCGGATGTAAGCTAATAAGAAGAATCCGATTAAAATGCTTTGAGAAAGTGGTTCAGATGGAGATAAGTTGGTTTGACAAGACGCAAAATTCAAGCGGTATAATTGGGGCGAAGCTGTCTACTGATGCGGCATCTGTGAGAGGCTTGGTAGGTGATAATCTTTCACTACTTGTTCAAAACTCAGCTACCGCACTTGCTGGTTTAATCATCGCATTCATGGGGAACTGGCAGTTGGCTTTTATAGTTTTAATATTGATACCGCTTATAGGACTTAACGGATATCTTCATTTGAGATTCGTTAATGGATTCAGTGCGGATACAAAG AGAGTATACGTGGAAGCGAGTGAAGTTGCAAGTGATGCAGTAGGAAGCATTAGAACAGTTGCTTCCTTTTGTGCAGAAGATAAGGTGATGAATATATATGAAAAGAAATGTGAAGGGCCTCGAAAAGCAGGAATCAAACAAGGTTTGGTTAGCGGTGTTGCTTTTGGCTCCTCGATGTTTCTGTTGTTTGTGGTATACGCAACAAGCTTTTATGTTGGAGCTCGTTTTGTTGCTGCAGGCAAAACTTCATTCCCTAAAGTTTTCCAG GTGTTTTTAGGATTGAGTTTGGCAGCGATAAGTGTCTCGCAATCAGGATCCTTTATTCCTGACTCTGGGAAAGCCAAGAGTGCGGTTGCCTCAGTTTTCGGTATTCTAGACCAGAAATCCAAAATAGACTATACCAACGAGTCTGGAACCATTTTAGAAAACATAAGGGGGGATATCAAGTTTAGTCATGTAAACTTTAGGTATCCGTCTAGACCGGACATTCAGATCTTCAGGGACCTTTGTTTGGACATTCCTTCTGGCCAG ACGGTAGCTCTTGTTGGAGAAAGTGGAAGTGGAAAGTCGACTGTAGTTTCGTTGCTGCAAAGGTTTTATGATGTTGATTCCGGGCAGATAATGGTTGATGGAGTTGATATCAGAAAACTAAAAGTGAAGTGGTTAAGGCAGCAGATGGGTGTAGTGAGCCAGGAGCCAGTCTTGTTTAACGACACAATCCGAGCCAATATTACATATGGGAAGGAAGGCAATGCCACGGAAGCACAAGTCTTAGAAGCATCCGAACTAGCAAATGCACATAAATTCATCAGTGCCTTACACCAG GGTTATGATACTAGTGTAGGGGAAAAAGGGATCCAACTGTCTGGAGGACAAAAGCAAAGAGTGGCAATAGCAAGAGCGATTGTGAAGGCTCCAAAGATATTGCTACTGGATGAGGCCACGAGCGCCCTGGACGCCGAATCTGAGAAAGTGGTGCAAGATGCACTCGACCGAGTTATGGTACACAGAACAACACTAGTGGTGGCTCACAGACTATCTACAATCCAGGGAGCGGACGTTATTGCAGTCGTGAAAAATGGAGTGATTGTAGAGAAAGGGAAACATGAGACACTAGTTCACATCAAAGATGGCATATATGCCTCTTTAGTTGCTTTACATGCTAgcactaataataataatcttcAAACTTGA
- the LOC110940372 gene encoding ABC transporter B family member 11 isoform X3 encodes MNEASEDMKPEKEISSAIPVPGTTDKKNEAVSSNTVPYYKLFSFADSTDRVLMVVGAITAIGSGIAMPLQTLIFGELIDTFGGNQDNDVIVHRISKVSLKYVYLALGTGAAAFFHVVCWMVSGERQAARIRSLYLKTILRQEVGYFDKESKSGDIVERMSGDTVIIQDAMGEKVGKFIQLTSTFFGGFAIAFSQGWLLSLVLLSAIPPLVISAAFMTFLMAKVMSRGQAAYSAGAAVVEQTISSIRTVASFTGEKQAIANYDKSLAKAYKAGVQEGLVSGLGGGIFMFCVFSCYSLTIWFGGKLIIEKGYTGGQVINVMLAVMLSSFSLGQASPCLSAFASGRVAAFKLFKVIDRKSEIDPYDTRGQKPDDIRGDIELREITFSYPARPNEKIFNGFNLVIPSGTTMALVGESGSGKSTVISLIERFYDPQTGEVFVDDINIQDYQLKWLRGKIGLVSQEPVLFNSTIRDNIAYGKDGATLDEIKSAVELANAAKFIEKFPQGLDTMVGDHGSHMSGGQKQRIAIARAILKNPRILLLDEATSALDAESERVVQEALDRIMLNRTTIIVAHRLTTIKNSDAIAVIHHGKIVEKGSHYELLHDPEGAYCQLIRLQELNENSERQQGGNQDMEITEGVSILSQDSSPSFIINRSSHHINGDELKQEDSCTASNVSLVRLASLNKPEIPEILLGSVAAVVNGAILPIYGYLLSTVIKTFFEPAHELRKDSKFWALMVFVLGLASLLATPFRTYFFGVAGCKLIRRIRLKCFEKVVQMEISWFDKTQNSSGIIGAKLSTDAASVRGLVGDNLSLLVQNSATALAGLIIAFMGNWQLAFIVLILIPLIGLNGYLHLRFVNGFSADTKRVYVEASEVASDAVGSIRTVASFCAEDKVMNIYEKKCEGPRKAGIKQGLVSGVAFGSSMFLLFVVYATSFYVGARFVAAGKTSFPKVFQVFLGLSLAAISVSQSGSFIPDSGKAKSAVASVFGILDQKSKIDYTNESGTILENIRGDIKFSHVNFRYPSRPDIQIFRDLCLDIPSGQS; translated from the exons ATGAATGAAGCGAGTGAAGATATGAAACCAGAAAAAGAGATCTCATCAGCAATACCAGTCCCAGGGACAACAGATAAGAAAAATGAAGCAGTTAGTAGCAATACAGTCCCATATTACAAGCTTTTCTCCTTTGCTGACTCCACTGACCGTGTGCTTATGGTCGTTGGAGCAATTACCGCCATTGGAAGTGGAATCGCCATGCCTCTCCAAACATTGATATTCGGGGAGCTCATCGACACATTTGGAGGAAATCAAGATAACGACGTCATTGTTCATCGAATCTCCAAG gtgTCCCTTAAATATGTCTACTTGGCTCTGGGGACTGGTGCAGCAGCGTTCTTCC ATGTGGTTTGCTGGATGGTGAGTGGGGAGAGGCAGGCTGCACGAATCAGAAGTTTATACTTAAAAACAATATTGAGGCAAGAGGTGGGATATTTTGATAAGGAGAGCAAGAGTGGAGACATCGTGGAACGTATGTCTGGTGATACCGTCATTATTCAGGACGCTATGGGAGAGAAG GTTGGAAAGTTCATACAACTGACTTCGACATTTTTCGGAGGATTCGCTATTGCTTTTTCACAAGGGTGGCTTCTTTCACTTGTGCTATTATCTGCAATTCCTCCACTTGTGATATCAGCCGCCTTCATGACTTTCTTAATGGCAAAGGTAATGTCCAGGGGACAGGCGGCTTATTCTGCTGGAGCAGCTGTAGTTGAACAGACAATTAGCTCGATTAGAACC GTTGCATCATTCACGGGAGAGAAACAAGCTATTGCGAATTATGACAAGTCTCTTGCAAAAGCGTACAAGGCGGGGGTCCAAGAGGGTCTCGTATCTGGACTTGGTGGTGGCATATTTATGTTTTGCGTATTCAGTTGCTACTCATTGACCATATGGTTTGGTGGAAAATTGATTATAGAAAAAGGATACACTGGAGGACAGGTCATAAACGTAATGTTAGCTGTCATGCTAAGCTCCTT TTCCTTAGGGCAGGCTTCACCATGCTTGAGTGCATTTGCCTCCGGACGAGTTGCGGCTTTTAAACTATTCAAGGTAATAGATAGGAAGTCAGAAATAGATCCTTATGACACGAGAGGTCAGAAACCCGACGACATTCGTGGGGATATTGAACTAAGGGAGATTACTTTTAGCTATCCAGCTAGACCAAACGAGAAGATATTTAACGGGTTTAATCTTGTGATACCGAGCGGAACAACCATGGCTTTAGTAGGTGAGAGTGGGAGTGGGAAATCAACCGTGATTAGCCTCATAGAGAGGTTTTACGACCCCCAAACAGGTGAAGTTTTTGTCGACGATATCAATATCCAAGATTACCAACTGAAGTGGCTTAGAGGCAAGATAGGTCTTGTCAGCCAAGAACCTGTTTTGTTCAATTCCACTATTAGAGATAATATCGCTTACGGGAAGGATGGTGCAACACTTGACGAGATCAAATCCGCTGTAGAGCTCGCCAATGCTGCCAAATTCATTGAAAAATTCCCTCAG GGCCTAGATACGATGGTTGGCGATCATGGAAGTCATATGTCCGGAGGACAGAAGCAGAGAATTGCAATAGCAAGGGCGATCTTGAAAAACCCGAGGATATTACTACTTGATGAAGCTACAAGTGCTCTTGATGCAGAATCAGAGCGGGTTGTTCAAGAGGCACTTGATAGAATCATGCTTAACCGAACTACTATAATTGTAGCCCATCGCTTGACAACCATAAAGAATTCTGATGCAATCGCCGTTATTCACCATGGCAAGATTGTAGAGAAAG GTTCACATTATGAGTTATTACATGATCCCGAAGGTGCATATTGCCAGCTTATACGATTACAAGAGCTCAACGAAAACTCAGAAAGACAACAAGGTGGTAATCAGGATATGGAGATTACTGAGGGCGTTTCTATCCTAAGTCAAGATTCATCACCGTCTTTTATTATTAATCGAAGTAGTCACCATATCAATGGTGATGAACTTAAACAAGAAGATTCTTGCACGGCTTCAAATGTCTCACTTGTTCGGTTGGCTTCTCTGAACAAGCCAGAAATCCCAGAGATACTACTAGGCTCTGTAGCGGCTGTGGTTAATGGAGCCATCTTACCAATATATGGTTATCTTCTTTCAACTGTTATAAAGACCTTCTTTGAACCAGCTCATGAGCTTCGTAAAGATTCGAAGTTCTGGGCATTGATGGTTTTTGTACTTGGTTTGGCAAGTTTACTAGCCACACCGTTTAGGACCTACTTTTTTGGTGTAGCCGGATGTAAGCTAATAAGAAGAATCCGATTAAAATGCTTTGAGAAAGTGGTTCAGATGGAGATAAGTTGGTTTGACAAGACGCAAAATTCAAGCGGTATAATTGGGGCGAAGCTGTCTACTGATGCGGCATCTGTGAGAGGCTTGGTAGGTGATAATCTTTCACTACTTGTTCAAAACTCAGCTACCGCACTTGCTGGTTTAATCATCGCATTCATGGGGAACTGGCAGTTGGCTTTTATAGTTTTAATATTGATACCGCTTATAGGACTTAACGGATATCTTCATTTGAGATTCGTTAATGGATTCAGTGCGGATACAAAG AGAGTATACGTGGAAGCGAGTGAAGTTGCAAGTGATGCAGTAGGAAGCATTAGAACAGTTGCTTCCTTTTGTGCAGAAGATAAGGTGATGAATATATATGAAAAGAAATGTGAAGGGCCTCGAAAAGCAGGAATCAAACAAGGTTTGGTTAGCGGTGTTGCTTTTGGCTCCTCGATGTTTCTGTTGTTTGTGGTATACGCAACAAGCTTTTATGTTGGAGCTCGTTTTGTTGCTGCAGGCAAAACTTCATTCCCTAAAGTTTTCCAG GTGTTTTTAGGATTGAGTTTGGCAGCGATAAGTGTCTCGCAATCAGGATCCTTTATTCCTGACTCTGGGAAAGCCAAGAGTGCGGTTGCCTCAGTTTTCGGTATTCTAGACCAGAAATCCAAAATAGACTATACCAACGAGTCTGGAACCATTTTAGAAAACATAAGGGGGGATATCAAGTTTAGTCATGTAAACTTTAGGTATCCGTCTAGACCGGACATTCAGATCTTCAGGGACCTTTGTTTGGACATTCCTTCTGGCCAG AGTTAA
- the LOC110942983 gene encoding putative lipid-binding protein At4g00165 — MNPSKPFTVVFILANVILLAMVSANKQPCPPKTPSVRISKDTQKFGVCGDWLGLVHEAIGAQPDSECCSLVKGLADLEAAACLCTALTANVHGVLKVKVPIALSLVVKVME, encoded by the coding sequence ATGAATCCTTCTAAGCCTTTTACTGTTGTATTCATTTTGGCTAATGTGATTCTGTTAGCTATGGTGTCAGCAAACAAGCAACCATGCCCTCCAAAAACACCAAGTGTCCGAATTTCAAAAGATACCCAAAAGTTTGGTGTTTGTGGCGACTGGCTGGGGCTGGTTCATGAGGCCATTGGGGCTCAACCGGATAGTGAATGTTGCTCATTGGTGAAGGGTCTAGCAGACCTTGAGGCAGCAGCGTGTCTGTGCACAGCACTTACGGCTAATGTGCATGGTGTCCTCAAGGTTAAAGTGCCTATTGCACTTAGTTTGGTGGTCAAAGTTATGGAATAA